From the genome of Nasonia vitripennis strain AsymCx chromosome 1, Nvit_psr_1.1, whole genome shotgun sequence, one region includes:
- the LOC100123939 gene encoding uncharacterized protein LOC100123939 isoform X4 produces the protein MSSGDKAAGPGLTIDRAAFLLLRVKKAFKKKKQQRKEKCAPAGGECQKQEAAGGGGVAYQNIRGQSRGSVAVQGQTSSNGKPAPLLRSRTLPAIVAPGLNILQAQIDAGYAQTSGGAIAVIPPYGSTSTSSSANGANLGKRDSAVSSYGKLLTPRISFTDDAIVERRVSDTGPSSYYRDGQQQQQQHKGGRLSTCSIGSSQPLVKLARLLNQRPSFTPPSDDIPRRLSWERRDGSSSSGGGGGGGGGSSCLPRSSSIDSVAEWSLLGGSSIECPSGVYGAALGTGSTYGIYVEQSPPRRSPSPLLGSRGDRLSLVSPSIGRRVKGHRVILALFAAVEHGHIDKARAILESTDVNVNSVNSDGLSPLDVAVLSSNRPLAKMLVAFGAQEGNQFKSPETLGSHLASLLSEAEHRVQELGGPGNSGPASLLEPPSSQSHRASFSSQHNNLTGCSGGGSAEDKQLALWERRARALRKMLLGFNQARPPDMPYLVTVDVTGITSVMARFQESETQDAPICTKFKIQWSFKEDFAMLCGERELLDMKQKECRIEGLLQGHRYYFRAAAGNLKGYSRFRPTTPTHLMPSSWRDIDGRMARFAGRLEQLDNLFTDVRGPEYSQETPAVQRRNHKKKTTIKQLFTATSKFQKNLRRGVFLACLLYHEDKVLVTNEDFLPVIEVDETYPSCIYNDFHWLMKVACTWDDVKSLRQDMEKSHSSSTNHFRIKLLQAAAQMQAALCIQDLGQLYHKPIRDVQGTLVFSSVNYVRSPKQVSVLNSRWLPLAKVTKKLITHEDSNVADFLMASIQDQMAYHQASSIKLSRGLYLGYLKMQSSVDSIQVLVPAKSPNVLPHCKVRDNPHVSAEEWEYLKRMGRLQASGELYRKDECDDSEEKENASNEQQGSEQQKLFIDVVAATAKRLFSYMEISAEESLGHRLYDAEVIELSPEVSFLVAVPPAEIACSVPGAREISLQRSDLLSLPIQVFEMVHLNTYQKDVINRYSRLSCILELDTAQAQHNHREAFSSSELSIAKDKLARLQDLQSQMNSVWKSARWLIDLITFARDRGTSSITSSGICVRYLLSLERNKGNSNSLKRSLLQLPPRDPKLVKSSPGRGSWPGPSVDRSGCSQTNLLSTELSKSEQQLPLGPYPRKGSNSSNCSSASEPYKSVSGCGSGGGSSNIHGPGSSGSLCPGTSNSATALGGSANSCRLPPSKSEDTLHLGSKQYKQSPRNRSSATTSPLLGGSSHATSESSHSISSADEYPTTIKTSNRLHISKPTASIASIASTEKQPLQQLQQSKLSPEDKEIENCTRASASTSVAPMPGILQVYAAYETGLASGTSLKLHVTGRTTAREVVDLVVKQLNMAVLLKGLEGPVYAQEDLANFCLVAVIGARERCLRDDFKPLQLQNPWKKGRLYVRQKQDVLAALEHSSKHTAFL, from the exons ATGTCGAGCGGCGATAAGGCTGCTGGTCCGGGCCTCACCATCGATCGCGCCGCCTTTCTTCTGCTACGCGTCAAGAAGGCcttcaagaagaagaagcagcagcgcaaGGAAAAATG TGCACCTGCGGGAGGAGAATGCCAGAAGCAGGAAGCGGCCGGCGGCGGTGGCGTGGCGTACCAAAACATCAGGGGCCAGTCGCGAGGCTCTGTCGCTGTTCAGGGCCAGACGAGCAGCAACGGGAAACCAGCGCCGCTCCTGCGCTCGCGCACCCTACCGGCCATCGTTGCACCCGGCCTCAACATTCTCCAGGCGCAGATCGACGCTGGCTACGCGc AGACCAGCGGCGGCGCGATCGCTGTGATTCCACCGTACGGATCGACGTCAACCTCGAGCTCAGCCAATGGAGCGAATCTCGGGAAGCGCGACAGCGCCGTCTCGAGCTACGGCAAGCTCCTCACGCCGAGGATATCCTTCACCGACGACGCCATTG TCGAGCGACGGGTGTCGGACACAGGGCCGAGCTCTTACTACCGGGacggacagcagcagcagcagcagcacaaagGCGGCAGACTGAGCACTTGCAGCATTGGGAGCTCGCAGCCGCTCGTCAAGCTCGCCAGGCTACTTAACCAGCGACCGAGCTTCACGCCGCCCAGCGATGACATACCGAGGAGACTCTCCTGGGAGAg ACgcgacggcagcagcagcagcggcggcggcggcggcggcggcggcggcagctcgTGTTTACCgcgaagcagcagcatcgaCAGCGTCGCCGAGTGGAGTCTACTGGGCGGCTCGTCTATAGAGTGTCCTTCCGGTGTTTACGGCGCGGCTCTTGGAACTGGCAGCACCTATGGCATTTACGTGGAACAGTCGCCGCCTCGGAGGAGTCCCAGTCCCCTACTGGGCTCGCGGGGTGACAGACTCAGCCTCGTGTCGCCCAGCATCGGCAGAAGGGTCAAGGGTCATCGGGTCATCCTTG CTCTGTTCGCGGCTGTGGAACACGGGCACATCGACAAGGCGCGTGCCATCCTCGAGTCGACCGACGTCAACGTTAACAG TGTAAACAGCGATGGGCTTTCACCCCTGGACGTAGCGGTGCTGAGCAGCAACCGGCCGCTGGCGAAGATGCTCGTGGCTTTCGGCGCCCAGGAGGGCAATCAAT TCAAGTCGCCGGAGACACTGGGAAGCCACCTGGCGTCTCTCCTCAGCGAAGCCGAGCACAGGGTCCAGGAGCTGGGCGGCCCGGGCAATTCCGGGCCAGCTTCGTTGCTGGAACCGCCTTCCAGTCAGAGCCACAGGGCGAGCTTCTCGTCTCAACACAACAACCTCACCGGATGCAGCGGAGGTGGCAGTGCCGAGGATAAACAGCTGGCGCTATGGGAGCGCAGAGCCAGGGCGCTCAGGAAAATGTTGCTCGGATTCAATCAAGCGA GACCTCCGGATATGCCGTACCTGGTGACGGTCGATGTGACGGGGATCACCTCGGTGATGGCCCGCTTTCAAGAGTCCGAAACCCAGGACGCGCCGATTTGCACGAAATTCAAGATCCAGTGGAGCTTCAAGGAGGACTTTGCGATGCTCTGCGGCGAACGAGAGCTTCTCGATATGAAGCAGAAGGAGTGCCGCATCGAAGGTCTGCTACAAGGACACAGGTACTACTTCCGCGCGGCCGCCGGAAACCTCAAAGGCTACAGCAGGTTCAGGCCGACAACGCCGACGCATCTTATGCCGAGCA GTTGGCGCGACATAGACGGCAGAATGGCTCGTTTCGCCGGTCGTCTCGAACAACTGGACAATTTGTTCACCGACGTTCGCGGCCCGGAGTACAGCCAAGAGACGCCGGCTGTACAAAGACGAAATCACAAAAAGAAGACGACGATCAAACAGCTGTTTACGGCGACGAGCAAGTTCCAGAAAAACTTGCGCCGTGGTGTCTTCCTCGCTTGCCTACTCTACCACGAGGACAAGGTGCTCGTGACCAATGAAGATTTTCTGCCTGTTATCGAGGTCGACGAGACCTATCCTAGCTGCATCTACAACGACTTCCACTGGCTGATGAAAGTCGCCTGCACTTGGGACGACGTCAAGTCCCTGCGCCAAGATATGGAGAAGAGTCACAGCAGCTCGACCAATCACTTTAGGATAAAGCTCCTACAGGCCGCAGCTCAGATGCAGGCTGCACTTTGCATTCAAGACCTGGGACAGTTGTACCACAAGCCCATCCGAGATGTACAGGGCACGCTGGTCTTCTCCTCGGTCAACTACGTGCGCTCGCCGAAACAGGTCTCGGTACTCAACAGCAGGTGGCTACCTCTTGCCAAGGTTACGAAAAAGCTCATTACCCACGAGGACAGCAACGTCGCTGACTTCCTCATGGCTAGTATTCAGGATCAAATGGCCTACCATCAGGCGAGCAGCATCAAATTGTCGAGAGGCCTCTACCTCGGCTACCTCAAGATGCAGAGCAGCGTCGACTCTATCCAGGTGCTGGTGCCTGCCAAATCGCCCAACGTCTTGCCTCACTGCAAAGTTCGAGATAACCCTCACGTTTCTGC CGAGGAATGGGAGTACCTCAAGCGAATGGGTCGTCTGCAAGCGTCTGGCGAATTATACCGCAAAGACGAGTGCGACGATAGCGAGGAGAAGGAGAACGCTTCGAACGAACAGCAGGGCTCTGAACAGCAGAAGCTGTTTATCGACGTTGTCGCGGCGACGGCCAAGCGACTCTTCAGCTACATGGAAATCAGTGCCGAGGAATCGCTGGGTCACCGACTTTACGATGCCGAGGTGATCGAGCTCAGCCCCGAAGTCAGCTTTCTTGTTGCCGTTCCACCGGCAGAGATAGCTTGCTCCGTACCCGGAGCCCGAGAAATATCCCTCCAGCGGTCGGACCTACTCTCGCTGCCCATCCAGGTCTTCGAAATGGTCCACCTGAATACCTATCAGAAGGACGTGATTAATCGATACTCGAGGCTCAGCTGCATCCTCGAACTCGATACCGCCCAGGCACAGCACAACCATCGCGAGGCCTTCAGCAGCTCCGAGCTCAGCATCGCCAAAGACAAGCTCGCAAGGTTGCAGGATCTGCAGTCGCAGATGAACAGCGTCTGGAAATCCGCCAGGTGGCTCATCGATCTCATCACATTTGCCAGGGATCGAGGAACGTCTTCCATAACC AGCAGCGGCATCTGCGTTAGATATCTGTTAAGTTTGGAGCGCAACAAAGGCAATAGCAACAGTTTAAAGCGCAGTCTACTCCAGTTGCCACCTCGTGATCCAAAGCTTGTCAAATCGAGTCCAGGCAGAGGTAGCTGGCCAGGGCCTAGTGTCGACCGATCCGGTTGCTCGCAGACGAACCTGCTCTCGACCGAATTGAGCAAAAGCGAGCAGCAGCTGCCTTTGGGCCCATATCCACGCAAGGGTAGCAACAGTTCCAACTGTTCGTCTGCCTCCGAGCCTTACAAGTCTGTAAGCGGATGCGGCAGCGGTGGGGGCAGCAGCAATATCCACGGACCCGGAAGCAGTGGCAGTCTGTGCCCCGGGACGTCCAACTCCGCAACAGCGTTAGGAGGCTCTGCTAACAGTTGTAGGTTGCCTCCTTCCAAGTCCGAGGACACGCTTCATCTCGGCAGCAAACAGTACAAGCAGAGCCCGAGGAACAGATCTTCCGCCACGACAAGTCCGCTGCTCGGTGGCAGTAGCCATGCAACGTCGGAAAGCTCGCATTCGATCAGCAGCGCCGACGAGTATCCGACGACGATTAAAACGAGTAACAGGTTACACATAAGCAAACCTACGGCCAGCATCGCTTCTATCGCGAGCACCGAGAAGCAACCGCTTCAACAACTGCAGCAGTCAAAGCTTTCGCCGGAGGATAAAGAAATCGAGAACTGCACCAGAGCCTCTGCTAGCACGTCTGTCGCTCCTATGCCTGGAATTCTTCAG GTCTACGCAGCTTACGAAACAGGTCTGGCTTCGGGTACCAGTCTGAAGCTGCACGTTACTGGACGCACGACAGCCCGAGAGGTCGTAGATCTCGTTGTCAAACAGCTAAACATGGCGGTGCTATTAAAGGGCCTCGAAGGCCCGGTCTACGCGCAGGAGGACCTCGCGAACTTTTGCCTCGTCGCAGTGATAGGTGCCAGGGAACGCTGTCTGCGAGACGACTTCAAGCCTCTGCAGCTGCAGAATCCGTGGAAGAAGGGTCGACTGTATGTCAGGCAAAAGCAGGACGTGCTGGCGGCCCTCGAGCACAGCAGCAAGCACACGGCTTTCCTGTAA
- the LOC100123939 gene encoding uncharacterized protein LOC100123939 isoform X3: protein MSSGDKAAGPGLTIDRAAFLLLRVKKAFKKKKQQRKEKCAPAGGECQKQEAAGGGGVAYQNIRGQSRGSVAVQGQTSSNGKPAPLLRSRTLPAIVAPGLNILQAQIDAGYAQTSGGAIAVIPPYGSTSTSSSANGANLGKRDSAVSSYGKLLTPRISFTDDAIVERRVSDTGPSSYYRDGQQQQQQHKGGRLSTCSIGSSQPLVKLARLLNQRPSFTPPSDDIPRRLSWERRDGSSSSGGGGGGGGGSSCLPRSSSIDSVAEWSLLGGSSIECPSGVYGAALGTGSTYGIYVEQSPPRRSPSPLLGSRGDRLSLVSPSIGRRVKGHRVILALFAAVEHGHIDKARAILESTDVNVNSVNSDGLSPLDVAVLSSNRPLAKMLVAFGAQEGNQCTSFIRPLAHCVKSPETLGSHLASLLSEAEHRVQELGGPGNSGPASLLEPPSSQSHRASFSSQHNNLTGCSGGGSAEDKQLALWERRARALRKMLLGFNQARPPDMPYLVTVDVTGITSVMARFQESETQDAPICTKFKIQWSFKEDFAMLCGERELLDMKQKECRIEGLLQGHRYYFRAAAGNLKGYSRFRPTTPTHLMPSSWRDIDGRMARFAGRLEQLDNLFTDVRGPEYSQETPAVQRRNHKKKTTIKQLFTATSKFQKNLRRGVFLACLLYHEDKVLVTNEDFLPVIEVDETYPSCIYNDFHWLMKVACTWDDVKSLRQDMEKSHSSSTNHFRIKLLQAAAQMQAALCIQDLGQLYHKPIRDVQGTLVFSSVNYVRSPKQVSVLNSRWLPLAKVTKKLITHEDSNVADFLMASIQDQMAYHQASSIKLSRGLYLGYLKMQSSVDSIQVLVPAKSPNVLPHCKVRDNPHVSAEEWEYLKRMGRLQASGELYRKDECDDSEEKENASNEQQGSEQQKLFIDVVAATAKRLFSYMEISAEESLGHRLYDAEVIELSPEVSFLVAVPPAEIACSVPGAREISLQRSDLLSLPIQVFEMVHLNTYQKDVINRYSRLSCILELDTAQAQHNHREAFSSSELSIAKDKLARLQDLQSQMNSVWKSARWLIDLITFARDRGTSSITSSGICVRYLLSLERNKGNSNSLKRSLLQLPPRDPKLVKSSPGRGSWPGPSVDRSGCSQTNLLSTELSKSEQQLPLGPYPRKGSNSSNCSSASEPYKSVSGCGSGGGSSNIHGPGSSGSLCPGTSNSATALGGSANSCRLPPSKSEDTLHLGSKQYKQSPRNRSSATTSPLLGGSSHATSESSHSISSADEYPTTIKTSNRLHISKPTASIASIASTEKQPLQQLQQSKLSPEDKEIENCTRASASTSVAPMPGILQVYAAYETGLASGTSLKLHVTGRTTAREVVDLVVKQLNMAVLLKGLEGPVYAQEDLANFCLVAVIGARERCLRDDFKPLQLQNPWKKGRLYVRQKQDVLAALEHSSKHTAFL from the exons ATGTCGAGCGGCGATAAGGCTGCTGGTCCGGGCCTCACCATCGATCGCGCCGCCTTTCTTCTGCTACGCGTCAAGAAGGCcttcaagaagaagaagcagcagcgcaaGGAAAAATG TGCACCTGCGGGAGGAGAATGCCAGAAGCAGGAAGCGGCCGGCGGCGGTGGCGTGGCGTACCAAAACATCAGGGGCCAGTCGCGAGGCTCTGTCGCTGTTCAGGGCCAGACGAGCAGCAACGGGAAACCAGCGCCGCTCCTGCGCTCGCGCACCCTACCGGCCATCGTTGCACCCGGCCTCAACATTCTCCAGGCGCAGATCGACGCTGGCTACGCGc AGACCAGCGGCGGCGCGATCGCTGTGATTCCACCGTACGGATCGACGTCAACCTCGAGCTCAGCCAATGGAGCGAATCTCGGGAAGCGCGACAGCGCCGTCTCGAGCTACGGCAAGCTCCTCACGCCGAGGATATCCTTCACCGACGACGCCATTG TCGAGCGACGGGTGTCGGACACAGGGCCGAGCTCTTACTACCGGGacggacagcagcagcagcagcagcacaaagGCGGCAGACTGAGCACTTGCAGCATTGGGAGCTCGCAGCCGCTCGTCAAGCTCGCCAGGCTACTTAACCAGCGACCGAGCTTCACGCCGCCCAGCGATGACATACCGAGGAGACTCTCCTGGGAGAg ACgcgacggcagcagcagcagcggcggcggcggcggcggcggcggcggcagctcgTGTTTACCgcgaagcagcagcatcgaCAGCGTCGCCGAGTGGAGTCTACTGGGCGGCTCGTCTATAGAGTGTCCTTCCGGTGTTTACGGCGCGGCTCTTGGAACTGGCAGCACCTATGGCATTTACGTGGAACAGTCGCCGCCTCGGAGGAGTCCCAGTCCCCTACTGGGCTCGCGGGGTGACAGACTCAGCCTCGTGTCGCCCAGCATCGGCAGAAGGGTCAAGGGTCATCGGGTCATCCTTG CTCTGTTCGCGGCTGTGGAACACGGGCACATCGACAAGGCGCGTGCCATCCTCGAGTCGACCGACGTCAACGTTAACAG TGTAAACAGCGATGGGCTTTCACCCCTGGACGTAGCGGTGCTGAGCAGCAACCGGCCGCTGGCGAAGATGCTCGTGGCTTTCGGCGCCCAGGAGGGCAATCAATGTACGTCATTTATTCGCCCGCTTGCTCACTGCG TCAAGTCGCCGGAGACACTGGGAAGCCACCTGGCGTCTCTCCTCAGCGAAGCCGAGCACAGGGTCCAGGAGCTGGGCGGCCCGGGCAATTCCGGGCCAGCTTCGTTGCTGGAACCGCCTTCCAGTCAGAGCCACAGGGCGAGCTTCTCGTCTCAACACAACAACCTCACCGGATGCAGCGGAGGTGGCAGTGCCGAGGATAAACAGCTGGCGCTATGGGAGCGCAGAGCCAGGGCGCTCAGGAAAATGTTGCTCGGATTCAATCAAGCGA GACCTCCGGATATGCCGTACCTGGTGACGGTCGATGTGACGGGGATCACCTCGGTGATGGCCCGCTTTCAAGAGTCCGAAACCCAGGACGCGCCGATTTGCACGAAATTCAAGATCCAGTGGAGCTTCAAGGAGGACTTTGCGATGCTCTGCGGCGAACGAGAGCTTCTCGATATGAAGCAGAAGGAGTGCCGCATCGAAGGTCTGCTACAAGGACACAGGTACTACTTCCGCGCGGCCGCCGGAAACCTCAAAGGCTACAGCAGGTTCAGGCCGACAACGCCGACGCATCTTATGCCGAGCA GTTGGCGCGACATAGACGGCAGAATGGCTCGTTTCGCCGGTCGTCTCGAACAACTGGACAATTTGTTCACCGACGTTCGCGGCCCGGAGTACAGCCAAGAGACGCCGGCTGTACAAAGACGAAATCACAAAAAGAAGACGACGATCAAACAGCTGTTTACGGCGACGAGCAAGTTCCAGAAAAACTTGCGCCGTGGTGTCTTCCTCGCTTGCCTACTCTACCACGAGGACAAGGTGCTCGTGACCAATGAAGATTTTCTGCCTGTTATCGAGGTCGACGAGACCTATCCTAGCTGCATCTACAACGACTTCCACTGGCTGATGAAAGTCGCCTGCACTTGGGACGACGTCAAGTCCCTGCGCCAAGATATGGAGAAGAGTCACAGCAGCTCGACCAATCACTTTAGGATAAAGCTCCTACAGGCCGCAGCTCAGATGCAGGCTGCACTTTGCATTCAAGACCTGGGACAGTTGTACCACAAGCCCATCCGAGATGTACAGGGCACGCTGGTCTTCTCCTCGGTCAACTACGTGCGCTCGCCGAAACAGGTCTCGGTACTCAACAGCAGGTGGCTACCTCTTGCCAAGGTTACGAAAAAGCTCATTACCCACGAGGACAGCAACGTCGCTGACTTCCTCATGGCTAGTATTCAGGATCAAATGGCCTACCATCAGGCGAGCAGCATCAAATTGTCGAGAGGCCTCTACCTCGGCTACCTCAAGATGCAGAGCAGCGTCGACTCTATCCAGGTGCTGGTGCCTGCCAAATCGCCCAACGTCTTGCCTCACTGCAAAGTTCGAGATAACCCTCACGTTTCTGC CGAGGAATGGGAGTACCTCAAGCGAATGGGTCGTCTGCAAGCGTCTGGCGAATTATACCGCAAAGACGAGTGCGACGATAGCGAGGAGAAGGAGAACGCTTCGAACGAACAGCAGGGCTCTGAACAGCAGAAGCTGTTTATCGACGTTGTCGCGGCGACGGCCAAGCGACTCTTCAGCTACATGGAAATCAGTGCCGAGGAATCGCTGGGTCACCGACTTTACGATGCCGAGGTGATCGAGCTCAGCCCCGAAGTCAGCTTTCTTGTTGCCGTTCCACCGGCAGAGATAGCTTGCTCCGTACCCGGAGCCCGAGAAATATCCCTCCAGCGGTCGGACCTACTCTCGCTGCCCATCCAGGTCTTCGAAATGGTCCACCTGAATACCTATCAGAAGGACGTGATTAATCGATACTCGAGGCTCAGCTGCATCCTCGAACTCGATACCGCCCAGGCACAGCACAACCATCGCGAGGCCTTCAGCAGCTCCGAGCTCAGCATCGCCAAAGACAAGCTCGCAAGGTTGCAGGATCTGCAGTCGCAGATGAACAGCGTCTGGAAATCCGCCAGGTGGCTCATCGATCTCATCACATTTGCCAGGGATCGAGGAACGTCTTCCATAACC AGCAGCGGCATCTGCGTTAGATATCTGTTAAGTTTGGAGCGCAACAAAGGCAATAGCAACAGTTTAAAGCGCAGTCTACTCCAGTTGCCACCTCGTGATCCAAAGCTTGTCAAATCGAGTCCAGGCAGAGGTAGCTGGCCAGGGCCTAGTGTCGACCGATCCGGTTGCTCGCAGACGAACCTGCTCTCGACCGAATTGAGCAAAAGCGAGCAGCAGCTGCCTTTGGGCCCATATCCACGCAAGGGTAGCAACAGTTCCAACTGTTCGTCTGCCTCCGAGCCTTACAAGTCTGTAAGCGGATGCGGCAGCGGTGGGGGCAGCAGCAATATCCACGGACCCGGAAGCAGTGGCAGTCTGTGCCCCGGGACGTCCAACTCCGCAACAGCGTTAGGAGGCTCTGCTAACAGTTGTAGGTTGCCTCCTTCCAAGTCCGAGGACACGCTTCATCTCGGCAGCAAACAGTACAAGCAGAGCCCGAGGAACAGATCTTCCGCCACGACAAGTCCGCTGCTCGGTGGCAGTAGCCATGCAACGTCGGAAAGCTCGCATTCGATCAGCAGCGCCGACGAGTATCCGACGACGATTAAAACGAGTAACAGGTTACACATAAGCAAACCTACGGCCAGCATCGCTTCTATCGCGAGCACCGAGAAGCAACCGCTTCAACAACTGCAGCAGTCAAAGCTTTCGCCGGAGGATAAAGAAATCGAGAACTGCACCAGAGCCTCTGCTAGCACGTCTGTCGCTCCTATGCCTGGAATTCTTCAG GTCTACGCAGCTTACGAAACAGGTCTGGCTTCGGGTACCAGTCTGAAGCTGCACGTTACTGGACGCACGACAGCCCGAGAGGTCGTAGATCTCGTTGTCAAACAGCTAAACATGGCGGTGCTATTAAAGGGCCTCGAAGGCCCGGTCTACGCGCAGGAGGACCTCGCGAACTTTTGCCTCGTCGCAGTGATAGGTGCCAGGGAACGCTGTCTGCGAGACGACTTCAAGCCTCTGCAGCTGCAGAATCCGTGGAAGAAGGGTCGACTGTATGTCAGGCAAAAGCAGGACGTGCTGGCGGCCCTCGAGCACAGCAGCAAGCACACGGCTTTCCTGTAA